A portion of the Sabethes cyaneus chromosome 3, idSabCyanKW18_F2, whole genome shotgun sequence genome contains these proteins:
- the LOC128741221 gene encoding uncharacterized protein LOC128741221, which translates to MQSEHKVRRSTRAQTIHSDQENASADERLVIDVPAKSPASDKMSKQQTTSTPVKAITPRKILPLARKVRRRPKSCSSNSTSDESSREETEGDDDDDEPNRLLPKLTRLKAKQLNKKPLPIIPLNTPRPDAEVAALIREELGSDDDDEEYKPTEEEIHSDDDPNTTVSDVDSQPRTPATPATPGTTEQEDTGNACYTKDGLFKIPRPRNDSQCSNLEQEQENIARRTRSKLCLQTTAIETIESTFVPPDITTDMYDLDCEMDHSWKEFLFNFTKPLPNHAEDDDDTDPEYVAAGKIPIDFEELREAPVSRKELNELVSEFIECGLNYDTYIEDDFSTVSNVVRTPSTNAFLETQNCHASQSADQEQTQSINQNQTVNLNETAMKCSYAPTDVIIVSSENSALNTNQQPVASVINTSIIQDATPYTGNCGFATNIVQTVAFENQSTVDLTKCHQGNAQATFPSWSKMDSGRFFVQEATIHESSFRPYYYQPNANAVSVNQLRNGQLKPADRRYRYVHTKIPVEVHITDDSIGYTDFQYQLFQQQLRMHIQLAAQNFLQSYAHPEFWNRAEQFKTMLLEFQKMFSNNPTAKPWNLDAAVECCVSWEADLEKQTEENKEMMKFLLEEKDKAEKNLQCTRHFHWKIMDKIVDSRAFLYPKLLPHTPFRMNFNRKFKIDWSEERLIALGLETFLPMVEREITKDKQHFRGKNRALMLASEHIAQYFCMPHDTERLLNCILARRKRVDSKSPIQYYFKHSKAAPFEHVLEKIDFNNVITLGQYQRNILPYIWDKHIYSNERISKLYPSSVVSTPKEKVRNSARSSTATTDANVNITINVSIDPQEQSAISVEKNLQTPQLSANQSFQSEKLPKTREYRESTKEITLASYVSEFREDSIVSIQNSTSNVKHFKSEPDLLEISNQSALLIQNPKQVSEEESCCKCSCHKKEKETKTDAKQPRSVQKRLTDYFRPAEKQSTVSNRKTRLKQKFWEILQRFRATDRFEFENSSVFLTQTYRHIRLISDFTYFLDDLKNMISNANVKKIDGEVRVEENVLTGTNRKPSKVIDGENQEATYAYNFFERVEETLLGENKHVQYEKFLHILQSFDGKDERVADLYYKIEELFLADHPELVDSFLTFLLPGQAAEVGKFFEHFILTNANDFLAKLNVYFAKQPSQIKKVYTCINELSQEPDVTMEQIKSRILPLLKGNPLLIEWFLQLFPPEKPIESGNLNDYEVISLKKLPPTDCTDAGQIYEDVPFVEVPTEPIGEGTVCGMKYIQGRILYGTLPARLSFLAHDCIPPTQPANEPSPIKGCVHNVRNMEKTKGSGTADGIDEKDPESEMRSDAAAKEDSPFKLCDKAAFKAHAIRLNPLVHGGKGVNFAEVAHLLVSDGDATFESDNLSEEEKSLSPKKPHFFTKSIVTKKRINSPVNKKPAAGKFSPPTGKKCSPILSSIPPDSKVVSISRKLKSLVDSPVAESVPAESETVSAISTGTVKRKPVSSLSPDAQSSAKREKLSKKCEAADGGESVPIGEKTVQIEEGKDTGSQSSWAREEDKVILEEIKNGFSTVEELLGRIEKKLESRSLSDIRSRYEFLMEVLKKFQKAN; encoded by the exons ATGCAGTCCGAACACAAAGTTCGTCGTTCTACGAGAGCTCAAACAATTCACTCCGATCAGGAGAATGCATCCGCTGATGAGCGGTTGGTTATTGACGTTCCCGCGAAATCGCCGGCTTCGGATAAAATGTCCAAACAACAAACTACTTCTACTCCAGTTAAAGCAATTACACCAAGGAAAATTTTGCCTTTAGCAAGAAAAGTACGGCGCAGACCGAAATCGTGCAGTTCGAACAGTACCAGCGATGAATCCTCCCGTGAAGAAACGGAAggcgacgatgacgatgatgaacCAAATCGACTTTTACCCAAATTAACTCGACTAAAGGCCAAACAGCTGAATAAAAAACCCCTTCCTATAATTCCGTTGAACACTCCTCGGCCGGACGCAGAGGTTGCTGCATTGATACGGGAGGAGCTGGGTTCCGATGATGATGACGAAGAGTACAAGCCAACGGAAGAGGAAATCCATTCAGATGATGATCCAAATACTACGGTATCCGACGTTGATTCCCAACCGAGGACGCCAGCAACACCGGCCACTCCGGGAACAACTGAGCAAGAAGACACTGGGAATGCTTGTTACACCAAGGATGGCCTATTTAAGATTCCACGTCCTCGAAATGATAGTCAATGTTCGAATTTGGAACAGGAGCAGGAAAACATTGCACGCAGGACCAGATCAAAGTTATGCCTTCAGACGACGGCAATTGAAACGATCGAGTCAACGTTCGTTCCACCGGACATCACCACGGATATGTACGATCTTGATTGCGAAATGGATCATTCGTGGAAGgaatttctgtttaatttcaCAAAACCGTTGC CAAATCATgcggaagatgatgatgataccGATCCAGAGTATGTTGCAGCGGGTAAAATTCCCA TTGATTTCGAAGAGCTTCGAGAAGCTCCCGTGTCGCGAAAAGAACTCAATGAGTTAGTCTCAGAATTTATAGAGTGCGGTCTGAACTACGATACTTATATAGAAGATGATTTTTCCACGGTGTCCAATGTAGTTAGAACACCGAGTACAAATGCATTCCTTGAAACACAAAATTGCCATGCTTCTCAATCTGCTGATCAAGAACAAACGCAGTCCATCAACCAGAATCAGACGGTCAACCTAAATGAAACCGCTATGAAATGTTCGTATGCACCAACCGATGTAATAATTGTATCATCGGAAAATAGTGCACTCAATACAAATCAACAGCCTGTAGCTTCAGTAATTAACACATCGATCATCCAAGACGCCACGCCATATACGGGGAACTGCGGGTTTGCAACGAATATTGTTCAAACTGTAGCCTTCGAAAACCAAAGTACGGTAGATTTAACCAAATGTCATCAGGGTAATGCACAAGCGACATTTCCATCATGGAGTAAAATGGACAGTGGACGGTTTTTTGTGCAGGAAGCAACAATTCACGAATCAAGTTTTCGACCGTACTACTATCAACCGAATGCAAATGCAGTATCAGTTAACCAACTCAGAAATGGCCAGCTGAAGCCCGCCGATCGTCGGTACCGTTACGTACATACTAAGATCCCGGTGGAAGTACACATCACAGATGATTCTATTGGATATACCGACTTCCAATATCAGCTCTTCCAGCAGCAGTTGCGTATGCATATTCAATTGGCAGCGCAAAATTTCCTGCAAAGCTACGCACATCCTGAATTTTGGAACAGAGCTGAACAATTTAAAACGATGTTG CTTgaatttcaaaaaatgttttcCAATAATCCTACTGCCAAACCTTGGAATCTTGACGCTGCTGTCGAATGTTGCGTGAGTTGGGAAGCAGATCTTGAGAAACAAACGGAAGAAAACAAGgaaatgatgaaatttcttttaGAGGAGAAAGACAAAGC CGAAAAAAATTTGCAATGCACTCGACATTTTCATTGGAAAATAATGGATAAAATAGTCGACAGTCGTGCTTTTCTGTACCCGAAACTACTGCCCCACACACCGTTCCGTATGAATTTTAATCGGAAATTTAAGATCGATTGGTCTGAAGAGCGTCTAATAGCACTTGGATTGGAGACGTTCTTACCAATGGTTGAGCGAGAGATCACCAAGGACAAACAGCATTTCCGGGGTAAAAATCGAGCGCTGATGTTAGCAAGTGAACATATTGCCCAGTACTTCTGTATGCCACACGACACGGAAAGGCTGCTCAACTGTATTCTTGCACGCCGAAAACGGGTCGACAGTAAAAGCCCAATTCAG TACTATTTCAAGCATTCGAAAGCCGCGCCCTTCGAGCACGTACTTGAGAAAATCGACTTCAACAATGTGATTACGCTGGGACAGTACCAGAGAAATATATTACCGTATATTTGGGACAAGCATATATATTCGAATGAAAGG aTAAGTAAACTGTACCCGTCAAGTGTTGTATCCACGCCAAAGGAAAAAGTCCGAAATAGCGCCAGATCTTCAACAGCAACCACGGACGCTAATGTAAACATCACCATCAACGTATCGATAGATCCACAGGAGCAAAGTGCTATTTCCGTCGAAAAAAATTTGCAAACGCCCCAGCTATCTGCCAATCAATCGTTCCAGTCGGAAAAACTGCCAAAAACCAGGGAATATCGCGAAAGCACAAAAGAAATAACCCTTGCCAGTTATGTGTCTGAGTTTCGTGAAGATTCGATTGTTTCAATCCAAAACAGCACTAGCAATGTGAAACATTTTAAGAGTGAACCTGATTTGTTGGAAATTTCGAATCAATCCGCTttgttgattcaaaatccgAAACAAGTATCGGAGGAGGAAAGCTGTTGTAAATGTAGCTGCcataaaaaggaaaaggaaactaAGACTGACGCTAAGCAGCCAAGAAGTGTGCAAAAGCGATTGACGGATTATTTTCGACCTGCTGAAAAGCAGTCTACTGTTTCAAATAGGAAAACACGTCTTAAACAAAAGTTTTGGGAGATTTTGCAACGCTTTCGCGCTACTGATAggtttgaatttgaaaatagCAGTGTTTTTCTTACTCAAACCTATCGTCATATTAGATTGATATCCGACTTCACTTATTTTCTTGATGATTTGAAAAATATGATTTCCAACGCGAATGTAAAAAAGATAGACGGTGAAGTAAGAGTTGAGGAAAATGTACTTACCGGAACAAATCGTAAGCCATCAAAGGTTATCGATGGCGAAAACCAGGAAGCAACTTACGCTTACAATTTTTTTGAGAGAGTAGAAGAAACTCTGCTTGGCGAAAACAAGCATGTTCAATATGAGAAGTTCCTTCACATTCTACAGAGTTTCGACGGAAAGGACGAACGTGTGGCCGATTTATACTATAAAATTGAAGAACTGTTTTTGGCTGATCACCCAGAGCTCGTAGATTCTTTCTTAACCTTTCTTTTACCGGGACAAGCAGCTGAAGTAGGAAAATTCttcgagcattttattcttaCCAATGCAAACGATTTTTTGGCTAAGCTCAACGTATATTTTGCTAAGCAACCATCCCAGATAAAGAAAGTATACACTTGTATTAATGAACTATCCCAAGAACCGGATGTTACAATGGAGCAGATTAAATCACGAATACTCCCACTTTTGAAGGGTAATCCACTGCTAATCgaatggtttctacagttgttCCCACCAGAAAAACCAATAGAGAGTGGTAATCTCAACGACTATGAAGTCATATCGTTGAAAAAGTTACCTCCAACGGATTGTACTGATGCGGGTCAAATCTATGAAGACGTTCCGTTTGTAGAGGTTCCTACGGAACCAATCGGCGAGGGTACGGTGTGTGGTATGAAGTACATTCAGGGGCGAATTCTCTATGGAACATTGCCGGCGAGACTGTCATTTCTTGCGCACGATTGTATTCCACCAACTCAGCCAGCGAATGAGCCATCGCcgatcaaaggatgtgttcACAATGTTCGTAATATGGAAAAGACGAAAGGAAGTGGTACCGCTGATGGCATTGATGAAAAGGATCCCGAATCAGAAATGCGATCAGATGCAGCTGCAAAGGAGGATTCACCATTTAAACTCTGTGATAAGGCCGCTTTCAAAGCGCACGCCATTAGACTGAATCCTCTTGTGCACGGTGGAAAGGGTGTGAATTTTGCCGAGGTAGCCCATTTGCTTGTATCGGATGGCGATGCAACTTTTGAGAG CGATAACCTTTCGGAGGAGGAAAAAAGTTTATCGCCCAAGAAACCACATTTTTTCACGAAATCGATAGTAACAAAAAAGCGCATTAATTCTCCGGTAAATAAAAAACCCGCTGCAGGAAAATTCTCTCCTCCCACTGGTAAAAAATGCTCGCCAATCCTGTCATCGATCCCACCAGACTCAAAAGTTGTGTCCATTTCGAGAAAACTTAAGAGCTTAGTCGACTCACCGGTTGCAGAATCCGTTCCTGCCGAAAGTGAAACCGTATCAGCCATTTCAACTGGCACAGTGAAAAGAAAACCAGTATCATCTCTCAGTCCCGACGCACAAAGCTCGGCTAAACGAGAGAAGCTATCGAAAAAGTGTGAAGCTGCGGATGGCGGTGAGTCGGTACCCATTGGCGAGAAGACGGTTCAAATCGAGGAAGGTAAAGATACTGGCAGCCAATCCAGTTGGGCCAGAGAAGAGGACAAAGTTATTCTGGAGGAAATTAAAAATGGCTTCAGTACGGTAGAGGAACTACTCGGTAGAATCGAGAAGAAATTGGAAAGCAGAAGTTTATCAGATATAAGAAGTAGGTATGAGTTTCTAATGGAAGTATTGAAGAAATTCCAAAAGGCAAACTGA
- the LOC128740791 gene encoding 5'-3' exoribonuclease 1 yields the protein MGVPKFFRYISERYPCLSELIRENQVPEFDNLYLDMNGIIHNCSHPNDSDVFFRITEEKIFSDIFHYLEFLFRMIRPQKLFFIAVDGVAPRAKMNQQRGRRFRSAHEAKEQAEQAEQKGHVLPTEARFDSNCITPGTSFMARLQKAMEHFIKVKISTNPLWKHCKVILSGHETPGEGEHKIMEYIRHAKASPGFDPNTRHCLYGLDADLVMLGLCTHEKHFSLLREEVKFGKTENKTSMVEETKFYLLHLTLMMEYLELEFAPIRDKLSFNFDMNKLIDDWVLMGYMVGNDFIPHLPHLHINENALPTLFQAYMDVLPTLDGYINEGGILNLPRLEVFMERLTKFDRDIFLEHYTDLQYFKLKRGPDDTEAFDVTIEEIKAEISDDYDLSALTRATEDMFLDDDDDRSTPGDIENDPEFFEKEFAAYKRNYYITKMGYHEFNEEVRAEQAECYIRALQWTLLYYYRGVPSWAWFYPHHYAPFISDVHDFKHFSIEFELGKPFLPFQQLLSVLPAASRDHLPSAYHKLMMDPNSPVSDFYPERFDTDLNGKQQAWEAVVLIPFIDEKRLLRAMEPCDAFLTDEEKERNVHGPMLFFQYYANGPLPALPANYGFDSIEQLKVKEIHIYREELRVPADKLVLGPSKGAILDGYVKGFPTFRHLQYHGLLKELRIKVFNYPSRNPSMVVVLDHPQEKVRPTEQIAEDLLGRVVYVSWPHLTEAKVVKVSDATNVYEKDQGRRENNSKFFDSCVRSIVEHHNNRLGIDLGKIHQLIHVRACVGSEYVLRDERYVLNKLWSNAESMYPAQAIVTDLREVFKTLRPYQELNEMFPEDCVVFLRGTQFYGSMGRIVNVTAGHKRIKARFEVYNEPDLGPVVDVNERAKNHYMGTQDAASMIGISPNLLSRLSSTILIVPGGRRSVNTDERGKMNIGLQLRMHTQNEETVGYTKKANKTWMFSEKAIKLIKDYYEKVPHLFGRLEHFGKCDNLFEEEMFGKNKDDEISLKELVAWISSQDHVKAEKRSCGTKTLEPAALEELLKVLDDYKNEHPLMQTMFVHAKHLFKPGMKQAKNIDHQANFELLDRIIVAKNTEVVPLGYQGTIVGIHFARDPNPVRQESASKEDMYFDILLDTECHNGVKIFGLEKTAKRVVRLAEGAVLNITFGRAEKEYKLADPFQPIMLPAEEFLFEGKKQSKTQQNYEAVRIAPLKPPPTAESIKQRLSERIEKKNPMKAFVMANQKPREDNEPNLQSTCDFEQTWNKLRETAQVGTTSEKGDIKSFLVTASNTSQLETKERQIAGAQAGVEIADNNGTQVETTSDPTNVLKMILKIRNNASETDQNNLTVMNTDNLDTEKNILDILVKAQENNSPALPHRLSIPTPKNLPEPPKSWRSQSKMLNNAQCVKETQQLNNANACTQHLPPQKSQPFARPTQPLKYQPPFGQMRPQHSHVRMHPPPNAHFRGFAPMPRYQRNTAMYPHPGLPQQQNLSQRPQIYRTPPPPPAPFGYQQHGPNGPQNLSFNRSTPAGTGAFVPLQAIINAKNRNVGTSSNKQSNNYQPRTKQQQAPPVSAATVFAKKNAELRQTVEQKHEEATQGFASFLATAQAPVAKLPSQDNEVVPATQCTSDLTEKCKMINSCAQQPRPRQMRIAAKFSQVE from the exons ATGGGAGTACCTAAGTTTTTTCGCTATATAAGCGAACGTTATCCCTGCTTAAGCGAGCTGATACGAGAAAATCAG GTTCCAGAGTTCGACAACCTCTATCTGGATATGAACGGCATCATACATAACTGTTCCCATCCGAACGATTCGGATGTGTTCTTTCGCATCACGGAAGAGAAGATCTTCAGCGACATCTTTCACTATTTAGAGTTTCTATTCCGGATGATACGTCCGCAAAAACTCTTTTTTATCGCCGTCGACGGAGTGGCACCACGAGCTAAAATGAACCAACAACGGGGAAGACGATTCCGTTCGGCCCACGAAGCCAAGGAGCAGGCTGAACAAGCAGAACAGAAGGGGCACGTATTGCCTACTGAGGCTCGTTTCGATAGTAACTGCATCACTCCCGGTACTAGTTTTATGGCTCGATTGCAAAAAGCTATGGAACATTTCATTAAGGTCAAGATAAGCACCAATCCGTTGTGGAAGCATTGCAAAGTGATTCTGAGCGGACATGAAACACCAGGCGAAGGGGAACACAAAATTATGGAGTACATAAGACACGCGAAGGCTTCTCCTGGATTCGATCCTAATACACGTCACTGCCTGTATGGACTAGATGCGGATCTGGTTATGCTTGGTCTGTGTACACATGAGAAACATTTCTCGTTACTTCGGGAAGAAGTAAAGTTTGGCAAAACCGAGAATAAAACGTCTATGGTGGAGGAAACTAAGTTTTATTTACTTCACTTGACGCTGATGATGGAGTATTTGGAACTTGAGTTTGCTCCTATTCGAGACAAATTGAGTTTTAATTTTGATATGAACAAGTTAATTGACGATTGGGTGCTGATGGGATACATGGTAGGGAATGATTTTATCCCTCACCTACCTCATTTGCACATAAATGAGAACGCGCTGCCAACGCTGTTTCAAGCATACATGGATGTATTGCCGACACTCGATGGATACATTAACGAAGGAGGTATCCTAAATTTGCCAAGGCTGGAAGTGTTCATGGAACGATTAACCAAGTTCGATAGGGACATCTTTCTCGAACATTATACAGATTTGCAGTACTTCAAATTGAAAAGGGGACCAGATGAT ACGGAAGCATTTGATGTTACAATAGAGGAAATCAAAGCTGAAATAAGCGACGATTATGATTTGTCTGCATTGACTCGAGCGACAGAAGATATGTTtttagatgatgatgatgaccggTCGACACCCGGTGATATTGAAAATGATCCAGAATTCTTTGAAAAAGAATTTGCTGCCTATAAGAGAAACTACTATATTACCAAAATGGGTTATCACGAATTTAACGA GGAAGTCCGGGCTGAGCAAGCGGAATGTTACATCCGAGCATTACAGTGGACGCTACTGTACTACTATAGAGGTGTACCTTCATGGGCTTGGTTTTACCCGCATCATTATGCACCATTTATTAGCGATGTGCatgatttcaaacatttttccaTCGAATTCGAACTAGGGAAACCCTTCCTTCCCTTCCAACAGCTTCTTAGTGTGCTTCCAGCGGCGAGCAGGGACCATCTACCCTCTGCTTATCACAAACTTATGATGGATCCGAACAGCCCGGTGTCCGATTTCTACCCAGAACGTTTTGACACTGACCTTAACGGTAAGCAACAGGCTTGGGAAGCCGTAGTGCTTATCCCGTTTATTGACGAAAAACGGCTTCTCCGAGCTATGGAACCTTGTGATGCTTTTTTGACGGatgaagaaaaagaaagaaacgtTCATGGTCCAATGCTATTCTTTCAGTACTACGCAAACGGACCACTGCCAGCACTACCGGCAAACTACGGATTTGACAGTATTGAACAACTGAAAGTAAAAGAAATTCATATTTATCGAGAAGAA CTCCGTGTTCCGGCTGACAAGCTGGTGTTAGGACCATCCAAGGGAGCTATCTTGGATGGCTAcgtcaaggggtttccaacattCAGGCACTTGCAGTACCAT GGACTCCTCAAGGAACTACGCATAAAAGTTTTCAACTACCCTAGTCGAAATCCCAGCATGGTAGTCGTGCTAGATCATCCACAGGAAAAGGTGAGGCCAACAGAGCAAATCGCCGAAGATCTACTCGGCCGAGTAGTCTACGTCAGCTGGCCTCATTTAACTGAAGCCAAAGTGGTCAAAGTTAGTGATGCAACCAACGTGTACGAAAAAGATCAAGGGCGACGTGAAAATAATAGCAAATTTTTCGACAGTTGCGTTAGATCTATAGTAGAACA TCACAATAATCGTCTGGGCATTGACCTGGGAAAGATACATCAACTAATTCACGTTAGAGCATGTGTCGGAAGCGAATACGTACTAAGAGATGAACGATACGTGCTGAATAAATTATGGAGTAATGCGGAAAGCATGTATCCCGCCCAAGCCATAGTAACTGATTTACGCGAAGTATTCAAAACGCTAAGGCCTTATCAGGAACTGAACGAAATGTTTCCGGAGGATTGCGTAGTGTTTCTTCGAGGCACACAGTTCTACGGAAGCATGGGTCGCATAGTTAACGTGACGGCAGGTCACAAACGTATTAAGGCACGATTCGAAGTATACAACGAACCAGATTTGGGCCCAGTTGTAGACGTCAACGAGCGTgcaaaaaatcattacatgggTACTCAGGATGCGGCTTCTATGATTGGCATTTCACCCAACCTATTAAGCAGATTATCTTCAACGATCCTAATAGTTCCTGGTGGCAGACGGTCGGTAAACACCGATGAACGAGGCAAAATGAACATCGGGTTGCAGCTTCGAATGCACACGCAGAACGAAGAGACGGTTGGATATAcgaaaaaagcaaacaaaacgTGGATGTTTTCGGAAAAGGCTATAAAGCTGATAAAGGACTATTACGAAAAGGTACCGCATCTATTTGGACGTCTGGAGCATTTTGGTAAATGTGATAACCTGTTCGAGGAAGAGATGTTTGGCAAGAATAAAGACGATGAAATTAGTCTGAAGGAACTGGTGGCTTGGATTAGCAGCCAAGACCATGTCAAGGCAGAAAAGCGATCCTGTGGAACCAAGACGCTTGAGCCAGCAGCCCTTGAAGAGCTACTGAAAGTTTTAGACGACTATAAAAATGAACATCCATTAATGCAAACTATGTTTGTTCATGCAAAGCACCTTTTCAAGCCTGGCATGAAGCAAGCTAAAAACATAGACCATCAAGCAAATTTTGAACTGCTAGATCGCATAATAGTAGCTAAAAATACTGAGGTTGTACCACTGGGTTATCAAGGAACAATTGTGGGAATTCATTTCGCTAGAGATCCGAATCCCGTACGCCAGGAGAGTGCATCAAAGGAGGACATGTACTTCGATATTTTGCTTGATACGGAATGTCATAATGGTGTCAAAATCTTTGGTCTTGAAAAAACGGCTAAACGAGTTGTTCGGCTGGCAGAGGGGGCTGTGCTCAACATAACGTTCGGTAGAGCAGAGAAAGAGTACAAACTAGCCGACCCATTTCAACCGATCATGCTTCCGGCAGAAGAGTTTCTTTTCGAAGggaaaaaacaaagcaaaacgcAGCAAAACTATGAGGCTGTGCGAATCGCTCCATTGAAGCCGCCGCCCACAGCCGAATCTATAAAGCAACGACTCAGTGAACGCATTGAGAAAAAGAACCCTATGAAAGCTTTTGTGATGGCGAATCAAAAACCTCGTGAAGATAACGAACCCAATCTTCAGTCGACTTGTGATTTTGAGCAAACGTGGAATAAGCTAAGAGAAACTGCTCAGGTTGGAACGACATCGGAAAAGGGTgacataaaaagttttcttgtTACAGCCTCAAACACGTCACAACTGGAGACGAAAGAACGACAAATTGCTGGCGCTCAAGCAGGCGTAGAAATAGCAGACAATAATGGTACACAAGTGGAAACCACATCAGATCCAACCAATGTgttgaaaatgattttaaagATCAGGAACAATGCAAGCGAGACTGACCAAAACAACTTGACTGTGATGAATACTGATAATTTAGACACGGAAAAAAACATTTTGGATATCTTGGTTAAGGCG cAAGAGAACAACTCTCCCGCATTACCTCATCGGCTTAGTATTCCTACGCCAAAGAATTTACCAGAACCGCCCAAATCTTGGAGATCTCAAAGTAAGATGTTGAATAATGCGCAGTGTGTAAAAGAAACGCAGCAGCTCAACAATGCCAACGCCTGCACACAACATTTACCTCCACAGAAAAGTCAACCATTTGCACGGCCTACTCAGCCGCTCAAATATCAGCCACCATTCGGTCAGATGCGACCCCAACACTCTCATGTAAGAATGCACCCTCCCCCAAATGCACACTTTAGAGGGTTTGCGCCAATGCCACGTTATCAACGGAATACGGCGATGTACCCGCACCCAGGTTTACCACAGCAGCAAAACCTGTCGCAAAGGCCGCAAATATACCGAACGCCACCACCACCGCCAGCACCTTTTGGTTACCAACAGCATGGTCCTAATGGCCCCCAAAATTTGAGCTTTAACAGAAGCACTCCGGCCGGAACTGGAGCTTTCGTTCCCTTGCAAGCTATTATTAATGCCAAGAATCGTAATGTAGGAACTAGTTCGAATAAGCAAAGCAACAACTATCAACCACGCACGAAACAGCAGCAAGCACCACCGGTTTCTGCCGCTACAGTTTTCGCTAAAAAGAACGCCGAACTCAGACAGACCGTAGAACAGAAGCATGAAGAGgcaacccaaggctttgcttcgtTTTTGGCAACTGCACAAGCCCCCGTTGCAAAATTGCCATCGCAGGACAACGAAGTGGTACCAGCTACACAATGCACATCAGACCTTACGGAGAAGTGCAAAATG ATTAATTCATGTGCACAGCAGCCCAGGCCTCGTCAAATGCGAATAGCAGCTAAATTCTCGCAAGTTGAATAG